From a region of the Eulemur rufifrons isolate Redbay chromosome 7, OSU_ERuf_1, whole genome shotgun sequence genome:
- the CCR8 gene encoding C-C chemokine receptor type 8, whose product MDYTLEPNVTGITDYYYPGIFSSPCDGELIQKDSKLLLAIFYCLLFVFGLLGNSLVILVLVVCKKLRSITDVYLLNLALSDLLFVFSFPFQTHYQLDQWVFGTVMCKVVSGFYYVGFFSSMFFITLMSVDRYLAIVHAVYAIKVRTARMGTALSLVVWLTAIMATSPLLVFYQVASEDGVLQCYSSYNQQTLKWKIFTHFEMNILGLLIPFTILLFCYISILHQLRRCQNHNKTKAIKLVLIVVIASLLFWVPFNMVLFLTSLHNMHILDGCVISQQLIYATHVTETISFTHCCVNPIIYAFMGEKFKKHLSEIFQKSCSHIFLYIGRQMPREGWERPSSFHQHSSRSSSTDYIL is encoded by the coding sequence ATGGATTATACACTTGAGCCCAACGTGACAGGAATTACTGACTACTACTATCCTGGTATCTTCTCAAGCCCCTGCGATGGGGAACTTATCCAGAAGGACAGCAAGTTGCTTCTGGCCATCTTTTATTGCCTCCTGTTTGTATTTGGTCTTCTGGGAAACAGCCTGGTCATCCTGGTCCTTGTGGTCTGCAAGAAGCTGAGGAGCATCACGGACGTGTACCTCTTGAACCTGGCCCTGTCCGACCTGCTCTttgtcttctccttcccctttcaGACCCACTATCAGCTGGACCAGTGGGTGTTTGGGACTGTGATGTGCAAAGTGGTCTCTGGCTTTTATTACGTTGGCTTCTTCAGCAGCATGTTCTTCATCACCCTCATGAGCGTGGACAGGTACCTGGCTATTGTCCACGCCGTGTATGCCATAAAAGTGAGGACAGCCAGAATGGGCACAGCCCTGAGCTTGGTAGTGTGGCTGACTGCCATTATGGCCACCAGCCCACTGCTAGTATTTTACCAAGTGGCCTCTGAAGACGGTGTTCTACAGTGTTATTCATCTTACAATCAGCAGACTTTGAAGTGGAAGATCTTCACCCACTTCGAAATGAACATCTTAGGCCTGTTGATCCCGTTCACCATTCTTCTGTTCTGCTACATTAGCATCCTGCACCAGCTGAGGAGGTGCCAGAACCACAACAAGACCAAGGCCATCAAGTTGGTGCTCATTGTGGTCATTGCATCTTTACTCTTCTGGGTCCCATTCAACATGGTCCTCTTCCTCACGTCCCTGCACAATATGCACATCTTGGATGGCTGTGTCATCAGCCAGCAGCTGATTTATGCCACCCATGTCACAGAAACCATTTCCTTCACTCACTGCTGTGTGAACCCTATTATCTATGCTTTCATGGGTGAGAAGTTCAAGAAACACCTCtcagaaatatttcagaagagCTGTAGCCACATCTTCCTCTACATAGGAAGACAAATgcccagggagggctgggaaAGGCCGTCATCCTTCCATCAGCACTCCTCCCGTTCCTCCAGCACAGACTACATTTTGTGA